One window of Ignavibacteriales bacterium genomic DNA carries:
- a CDS encoding SDR family NAD(P)-dependent oxidoreductase — translation MNFKNSVILITGASSGIGYQIAKDLANEGVQLALISRRADLLESLAGEIQSTSNIKYYICDVTIKEEVQSTISEIKKDFGKIDIAFLNSGVAYRSSVLDYNSKDAETTFNTNVLGAVYCIEQLLPEFIKEKRGVIIGVSSLGDGKGFPKSGFYSASKAALTILLESLRIELKKYNVKVVTVKPGFVKTAMTDKNEFEMPFLMSVEKASKIIIDGLKKDKHIIEFPIATTLGAKILRMLPTKWFEFIASKDPKPKKQ, via the coding sequence ATGAACTTTAAAAATTCCGTTATTTTAATAACCGGGGCTTCATCGGGAATCGGTTATCAGATTGCTAAGGATTTAGCGAATGAAGGGGTCCAACTTGCTTTAATTTCTAGAAGGGCTGATTTACTGGAATCGCTGGCCGGTGAAATTCAATCTACATCCAATATAAAATATTATATATGCGATGTAACGATTAAGGAAGAAGTTCAGAGCACTATTTCGGAAATCAAAAAAGATTTTGGAAAGATTGATATCGCTTTTCTTAATTCGGGCGTTGCTTACAGATCAAGCGTTTTGGATTACAACTCTAAAGATGCTGAAACTACTTTTAACACAAATGTACTTGGTGCGGTTTATTGTATCGAACAACTGCTGCCGGAATTTATTAAAGAAAAACGCGGAGTAATAATTGGGGTTTCAAGTCTTGGAGATGGAAAAGGTTTTCCCAAAAGTGGATTTTATTCTGCAAGCAAGGCTGCGTTAACTATTTTGTTAGAGAGTTTACGAATCGAACTTAAAAAGTATAATGTAAAGGTTGTAACCGTTAAGCCTGGTTTTGTTAAAACAGCAATGACTGATAAAAATGAATTTGAGATGCCATTTCTTATGAGTGTAGAAAAAGCAAGCAAAATTATTATTGATGGATTAAAAAAAGATAAACATATAATTGAGTTTCCTATTGCTACAACACTTGGGGCAAAAATATTGCGTATGTTGCCCACAAAATGGTTTGAGTTTATTGCTTCAAAAGATCCTAAACCTAAAAAACAATAA
- a CDS encoding lamin tail domain-containing protein, with protein MIKKIFFFSIFIFNITFSQTDTLLIFSEIMFSPTSGNNEFIEIYNLSSTLSVDLNGYSIKYYTSTADQLIDAGFGTTLLPNSYAIIFENDYDIATGIYNGLVPANALIIKIADNSFGASGMANTTSRPLWLFNSVADTVDYYFYSANNATAISDEKIILNRDSLTTNWANSLITNGTPGYINTVTPTNYDLQLSSLTFSPSIPVAGNDIMISAKVKNNGVLSAANYSIEIFNDINKDSVADLSERIFNQTYTNLAASDSSTATTTLSSLPANLYQIIARVTFLEDQIPANNILINQFTVSPPGNIFNDIVINEIMYAPSTGEPEWIEIYNKTANLINLKNWQLSDASTTITITSQNKFIEANSFLVISHDSSILNYYSVPSQIITATIPTLNNTGDNVVLKDFNSTIIDSVSYLPAWGGSVGGKSLERVSVGEPSNDPINWKSSASIFKATPGTFNSVTQKDFDLFTDDILYNPQFPLLGDNVNISASIKNIGKNTASFSIDLYGDTNLDSIPDLFIESISTLNLTAADSAVYQFTHVIQNIQDKKAFFIKVLFVQDQDTTNNSLYKTIEPGFPNQIIVVNEIMFAPFGGEPEWIELFNNSNVDINLKDWTIWDVVTTPAKATITQNFIIPANSYVVLTRDSSITNYHRYVPAPILELSLPSFNNDRDGVVLKDNRGLAIDSVFYSNQWGGTNGFSLERISSTAASNNQFNWASSNDIEQSTPGRVNSITPKEYDLSVSEISFSPRFPTLGENVSVTAKIKNNGNQSAQNFITEFYIDTDSNNVVNLLLSSVATANLNPGDSLSVTSTSQIQSLQNKILTAVRVIYLSDEDTLNNYFEKSIEPGFAQNIVKINEVMYNPADGDPEWVELVNTSTEYININNWFISDVLTTPSKDFITNDDVIIEPNEIFIVAKDTSFNSAHPNTTAKIFYSNFGSLASTADGVVIYDFRNGIIDSLFYRSSWGGKKGYSLERISLSIETNDSTNWVTSLDENGSTPGIQNSIFNVPSYSRNAIVINEIMYDPETNASEYVEFYNLSSEIINIGGWKFEDENSNTNKLIETSFNIPPQQYFILMADSSALTAYNLFEYQNKNIVGESSLGLVNTGELILLKDVRGNVIDSVVYNDKWNNKNIASTKGKSLERINPNLNGNDPLNWSTSVNSLGGTPGNQNSIFAENLNQSANISVEPNPFSPDNDGFEDYTVINYNLTQATAQVRIKIFDSKGRLVRSLINNKASGSNGSVIFDGLDDENHALRMGIYIIFLEALNDNSGVVETIKTVVVVARKL; from the coding sequence ATGATCAAGAAAATTTTCTTCTTTTCTATATTTATTTTTAATATAACTTTTTCACAAACCGATACTCTTTTAATTTTTTCCGAAATTATGTTTTCCCCAACTTCGGGCAACAATGAGTTCATAGAAATATATAATCTCAGCAGCACACTGTCTGTTGATCTTAATGGTTACAGTATAAAATATTACACTTCAACTGCAGATCAATTAATTGATGCAGGGTTTGGAACAACACTTTTACCTAATTCTTATGCAATTATATTTGAAAATGACTATGACATAGCAACAGGAATTTATAACGGGCTGGTTCCAGCAAATGCTTTGATTATAAAGATTGCTGATAATTCATTCGGTGCATCGGGAATGGCAAACACAACAAGCAGACCGTTGTGGTTATTTAATTCTGTTGCTGATACAGTTGATTATTATTTTTATTCCGCTAACAACGCTACAGCTATTTCAGATGAGAAGATAATTTTAAATCGTGATTCACTTACAACAAATTGGGCAAACTCACTGATTACAAATGGTACTCCAGGATATATAAACACAGTTACCCCAACAAATTACGATTTACAATTAAGTTCGCTAACTTTTTCTCCTTCAATACCAGTTGCCGGTAATGATATAATGATTTCCGCAAAAGTTAAAAACAACGGAGTATTAAGCGCTGCAAATTATTCAATAGAAATTTTTAATGATATTAATAAAGATTCAGTTGCAGATTTAAGTGAAAGAATATTTAATCAAACCTATACTAATCTTGCAGCTAGTGATTCAAGTACTGCAACAACAACTCTAAGTTCTCTTCCTGCAAATCTTTATCAAATAATAGCACGCGTAACGTTTTTAGAAGATCAAATACCTGCAAACAATATTTTAATAAATCAATTTACAGTCTCTCCACCAGGAAATATTTTTAATGACATCGTAATCAATGAAATAATGTATGCACCATCAACAGGGGAACCGGAGTGGATTGAGATTTATAATAAGACTGCAAATTTAATCAATCTAAAAAACTGGCAGCTCTCCGATGCATCAACAACAATTACAATTACAAGCCAGAATAAATTTATTGAAGCAAATTCCTTTCTTGTAATTTCTCATGATTCATCAATTCTAAATTATTATAGTGTGCCTTCGCAAATAATCACTGCAACTATTCCTACTTTGAACAACACTGGAGACAATGTTGTTTTAAAGGATTTTAATAGTACTATTATAGATTCTGTTTCCTACTTGCCTGCTTGGGGCGGAAGTGTTGGTGGAAAATCTTTAGAACGAGTTTCTGTTGGGGAGCCAAGTAACGATCCAATAAATTGGAAATCATCTGCAAGTATTTTTAAAGCTACGCCCGGAACATTTAATTCTGTTACTCAAAAAGATTTTGATTTGTTTACCGATGATATTTTGTACAATCCACAATTTCCGTTGCTTGGAGATAACGTTAACATCTCCGCATCAATAAAAAATATCGGGAAAAATACAGCTTCATTTTCAATTGATCTTTATGGGGACACTAATCTTGATTCAATTCCTGATTTATTTATTGAATCAATTTCTACTCTAAATCTTACAGCAGCTGATTCTGCTGTTTATCAGTTCACTCATGTCATTCAAAATATTCAAGATAAAAAAGCATTTTTCATAAAGGTATTATTTGTTCAGGATCAAGACACAACTAACAATTCTTTATACAAAACAATCGAACCCGGTTTCCCAAATCAAATAATTGTTGTAAATGAAATTATGTTTGCACCATTTGGCGGCGAGCCTGAGTGGATTGAGCTGTTCAACAATTCCAATGTTGATATCAATTTAAAAGACTGGACCATCTGGGATGTTGTTACCACTCCAGCTAAAGCAACAATAACACAAAATTTTATTATTCCCGCAAACAGCTATGTTGTTTTAACCAGGGATTCATCAATTACAAACTATCATAGATATGTGCCTGCACCAATTTTGGAATTATCGCTTCCCTCTTTTAATAATGATAGAGATGGTGTAGTGTTAAAAGATAATCGTGGACTTGCAATTGACTCAGTATTTTATTCAAATCAATGGGGCGGAACAAATGGGTTTTCATTGGAACGCATCTCTTCGACTGCAGCATCAAACAATCAGTTTAATTGGGCGAGCAGTAATGATATAGAGCAAAGCACACCGGGACGAGTTAACAGCATTACTCCAAAGGAATATGATTTGTCGGTTTCGGAAATTTCTTTCTCCCCACGGTTCCCGACGCTTGGCGAAAATGTTTCGGTTACAGCAAAGATTAAAAACAACGGTAATCAATCTGCACAAAATTTTATTACAGAATTTTACATCGATACTGACTCTAACAATGTTGTTAATTTGCTGTTAAGCTCCGTTGCAACTGCAAATTTAAATCCCGGTGATTCACTTTCCGTTACATCAACATCGCAAATACAATCATTGCAAAATAAGATATTAACAGCAGTACGAGTTATTTATTTATCGGATGAAGATACTCTGAATAATTATTTTGAAAAATCAATCGAACCGGGCTTTGCGCAAAATATTGTTAAGATAAATGAAGTAATGTACAATCCTGCCGACGGCGATCCCGAATGGGTGGAGCTTGTTAATACAAGTACAGAATACATAAACATAAATAATTGGTTTATAAGTGATGTGCTCACAACTCCATCTAAAGATTTTATTACTAACGATGATGTTATCATTGAGCCGAATGAAATTTTTATTGTTGCAAAAGACACATCCTTTAACTCTGCACATCCGAATACAACAGCAAAAATATTTTACTCTAATTTTGGCAGTCTTGCCAGCACTGCCGACGGAGTCGTTATTTATGATTTTAGAAATGGAATTATAGATAGTTTATTCTATCGCTCAAGCTGGGGCGGCAAAAAAGGATACTCATTAGAAAGAATTTCTCTATCCATTGAAACTAACGACAGCACTAATTGGGTTACATCACTTGATGAAAATGGAAGTACGCCGGGCATACAAAACTCAATCTTTAATGTTCCCTCTTATTCAAGAAACGCAATTGTAATAAATGAAATTATGTACGATCCTGAAACAAATGCTAGTGAGTATGTTGAGTTTTATAATCTCAGCTCCGAAATAATAAATATTGGCGGATGGAAATTTGAAGATGAAAACAGCAACACAAATAAATTAATTGAAACAAGTTTTAACATTCCACCGCAGCAATATTTTATTTTAATGGCTGATTCCTCTGCATTAACTGCTTATAATCTCTTTGAATATCAAAATAAAAATATTGTTGGAGAATCAAGTTTAGGACTTGTAAACACTGGCGAATTAATTTTACTAAAAGATGTTCGCGGCAATGTAATTGATTCCGTTGTTTATAATGATAAATGGAACAACAAAAATATCGCATCAACAAAAGGAAAATCTTTAGAACGAATAAATCCAAATCTTAACGGTAATGATCCCTTAAACTGGAGCACTTCTGTAAATTCACTCGGGGGTACCCCGGGTAATCAGAACAGTATCTTTGCAGAAAACTTAAATCAATCAGCAAACATTTCTGTTGAGCCAAATCCTTTTTCACCTGATAACGATGGCTTTGAAGATTATACTGTTATCAATTACAATCTTACGCAAGCAACCGCACAGGTTAGAATAAAAATCTTTGACAGCAAAGGAAGATTAGTCCGTTCATTGATTAACAACAAGGCGAGTGGCTCAAACGGCTCTGTAATATTTGATGGACTTGATGATGAAAACCACGCACTGCGAATGGGGATTTACATCATCTTTCTTGAGGCGTTAAATGATAACTCCGGGGTGGTTGAAACAATTAAAACTGTAGTTGTTGTTGCGAGGAAATTATAG
- a CDS encoding TIGR03987 family protein, with translation MTTPVLISTILITLALLFYSLGVWSERLIKYLKGWHVAAFWIGFSFDISGTYAMHLLAKGPFNILEPHTLSGQLALWLMLVHAIWATRVVLKKEEKLRYSFHKFSILVWLIWLIPYFGGMYLGMVG, from the coding sequence TTGACAACTCCTGTTTTAATATCAACAATACTTATTACATTAGCACTTCTTTTCTATTCACTTGGGGTTTGGTCAGAAAGACTGATTAAATATTTAAAGGGCTGGCATGTTGCCGCATTTTGGATTGGTTTTTCGTTTGATATTTCGGGAACGTATGCAATGCATTTGCTTGCTAAAGGCCCATTTAATATACTGGAACCTCACACTCTATCAGGTCAGTTGGCTTTGTGGCTGATGCTCGTGCATGCAATTTGGGCTACAAGAGTAGTTTTAAAAAAGGAAGAAAAACTCAGATACAGTTTTCACAAATTTAGCATTTTAGTTTGGCTGATCTGGTTGATACCTTATTTTGGAGGAATGTATCTTGGAATGGTTGGTTAA
- a CDS encoding DUF72 domain-containing protein, translated as MLRIGTCSWKYDSWKGIVYTDKEKINYLEEYSKQFNTVEIDQWFWSLSEPKKVLLPIEKVVEEYSNSVPDNFKFTIKIPNAVTLTHLYNKNKTEILKPNSFFLSTDIFEKFLESLKPLEKNIGVLMFQFEYLNKQKLSGLTEFIDRFESFIELADKKYVYGIEIRNPNYLNKPYFDFLERNRLAMVFLQGYYMPPIWQVFNQYKDQINSTTVIRLHGPDRSGIEKKTCSIWNQIVEPKDDDLNKVAEIMSYLKNKKVDLYINVNNHFEGSAPLTIQKLKRLKK; from the coding sequence GTGTTAAGAATAGGCACTTGCAGCTGGAAGTACGATTCCTGGAAGGGAATTGTTTATACGGATAAAGAAAAGATTAATTACTTAGAAGAATACTCAAAACAATTTAACACAGTAGAAATCGATCAATGGTTCTGGTCATTATCCGAACCAAAAAAAGTTCTTCTGCCTATTGAAAAGGTTGTAGAAGAATATAGTAATTCCGTTCCAGATAATTTTAAGTTTACAATTAAAATTCCAAACGCCGTTACACTAACACACCTCTACAATAAAAATAAAACAGAAATATTAAAACCAAATTCGTTTTTTTTAAGTACAGATATCTTCGAAAAGTTTTTAGAATCACTAAAACCATTAGAAAAAAATATTGGTGTCTTAATGTTTCAGTTCGAATATCTAAACAAGCAAAAGTTAAGCGGATTAACAGAATTTATTGATAGGTTTGAATCATTCATTGAGTTAGCAGATAAAAAATATGTTTACGGAATAGAAATCCGTAATCCAAACTATCTGAATAAACCCTACTTTGATTTTCTTGAAAGAAATAGATTGGCAATGGTATTTTTGCAAGGGTACTATATGCCCCCTATCTGGCAAGTCTTTAACCAGTACAAAGATCAAATCAATTCTACAACGGTAATCAGGCTGCACGGTCCCGATAGAAGCGGCATAGAAAAGAAAACATGTAGTATCTGGAATCAAATTGTAGAACCAAAAGATGATGATCTGAATAAAGTTGCAGAGATAATGAGCTACCTTAAGAATAAGAAAGTTGATTTATATATTAATGTAAATAATCATTTTGAAGGCAGCGCACCATTAACAATTCAAAAACTCAAAAGGCTGAAAAAATAG